In Nocardia higoensis, the DNA window GCTACGTCGAATCCCGGGGCGTGGCACTGCGCGCGGCGAGCGAACTCGAGCCGGACGGCGAGGTGGCGTCGGCGCATCTGTCCGCCTACGGCTCACTGGTCCTGCAGGGCGCCACCGCGGCCGGGCGGGCCCAGAACATTCCGGACGCGCTGGCGCTGCTGGAGACGGCGGGGGAGGTGGCGCTGCGCCTCGGCGTCGACCGGCAGGACTACGAAACCTATTTCGGCCCTTCGCAGGTGGTCATGCAGACGGTGGACGTGAACGTCTCCGCCGAGCGCTATCCGGAGGCACTCACCGCCGCCGCGCAGATGCCGGTCAACGGCGGTCTGCCGCAGGCCTCGCGCGCCAGGCACCTCGCCGACACCGCGGTGGCCTGGACCAGAACCGGCCAGTACGGCCGGGCGCTCGGCGCCCTGCTCGACGCCGAGCGGGTCGGCGGCGCGGATTGGATGAAATACCAGTCACTGCCCCGGCATATCGTTTCCGAATTACTCGACAACGATCGCCGCATGCCTTTGCGCGCCTTTGCCCGCCGCCTCGGTGTCAATACCTGAGACGCTCGAAAAGTGGAAAGACACAAATTGTGCGAGGACATTTTGTCTCATCCCTAGGGACGCCGACGAGCGCTACCCACCGGTAACAACACGTGGTCTGATGGTGCCTGCCCCCAGTCGGGGAAGCAGTTCAACCGACCAGAGGATCACCCATGACGTCGAAGTTCACCCGCCCCGCCGCCCTCGCCGCCCTCGTTCTGACCGCCGGCGCGCTGAGCGCGGGCACCGCCACCGCCGCAGCCCCCACGGCCCCTGCCACCGCCGTCGCGGGTTCGGTGGAGGTGTGCATCCCGATTCCGGGCCTGCCGCTCGAAGTGGCCATCTGCCTGTAATCGTCGGCGTTCCCGCTCGACGCGCGGCAGCTGGGCAACCTCCACCCGGGGGCCCACCACAACCCCGGGTGGAGGTCCGGAAGGATCTCAGTGGCCGAGCAGTGTGCGCCAGTGCTCCATCAGCGGTCGCTTCGCGGTCACCGATCCGAACCTGACCCGTCCGCGCACCACCAGATGCAGGGGGCCCATCGGCGGACCGGTGCGCACTTTGTTGGCGACGCTGGCGGCGATGGGCTCGAGGCCGTCGAGATTCACCGTGGCTTCCGCGGGCACCACCAGATTCAGCGTCGAGCAGAAATCGTCCACGAAGATTTCGACCACCTGCGTCGACATCACCGCCTCGGTGAAATCGAGCGTCACCGACGCGACCCAATTGTTCAGGTGCAGCGTCGGCGGCACATTCCACCGGCCCCGCCTGGAAACATCGGATATCCGGGTGCGGATCACATTCGACGCCACATCGTTCCCCGACGGCTGCGATCCGGCAGGAGGCCGGCGGTGGGCAGCACCCGCGCCGAAGGCCGGGCCGTGGAAAGCCGCGCCCCGGAAACCCGCGCCGGGGAGGAAGGCCGGACGCTGCGGTCCATACGGCACGGCCGGACCGGCGAAACCGCGTGACGGTGCGGTGGGCGCGCCCACCAACCGGATGCCGGGCAGGTCGACCAGCACGGAATTGAGTTCGCCTCGAGTCTTGGAGGCCAACGCGGTGTCCATACGTTCGGTGAACTCGCCGAGCGAGAGCATCCCCAGACCGACAGCCCGTTGCAGCAATTGCCCGACGTGCTCACGCTCGGCGTCGGAGACGCGCAGATCACGATCGCCCACCGACTCGGCCGTGCGGTGGGATTCCGGTTCGGAGGCGCCCATGTTTCGAGGTTACCGACGCCGGGCCCGCACGACATCAGGGCGAACCCTGATACCGGTGGCTAATCGAGGCCCTGTTCGATGGCGTAGCGGGTCAGCTCGACCCGGTTCGCCAGCTGCAGTTTGCGCAGGGTGGCCTGCACATGGTTCTCCACGGTGCGATGGCTGAGCCCGAGCCGGGCGGCGATCTGCTTGGCCGACAGCCCTTTCGCCACCATCCTCAGCACTTCGGTCTCCCTCTCGGTGAGGGCGGGCCGATGCGGTTCGTCGGGTCGTGGCGGCGCGCCGGCAATGCGCCGAAATTCACCGAGCACCAGCCCGGCGAGGCCGGGGGTGAAGACCGGCTGACCGGCGGCCGTGGCCCGCACCGCCTCGACCAACTCGGCCGCCGACGCGCTCTTGACCAGGTAGCCGGACGCACCGGCTTTGACGGCCTCGAGCACGTCGTCGCGTTCGGCCGAGGCCGACAGCACCAGCACCCGGCTGTCCGGGGAAACCCGCAGCACCTCGGCGGTCGCCTGGGCACCGCTGCCGTCGGGCAGTTGCATGTCCATCAGGACCACGTCGGGCCGGACAGCGGCGGCGCGGCGGGTGGCCGACCCCACCCCGTCGGCCGTGGCAGCGACCCGGAAACCCGCCTCCTCCAGGTCCCGGGAGACCCCGTCGCGCCACATCGGATGGTCGTCGACCACCATCACCGACACAGCCCCGGCGCGCGTGTCCTCGGTCATCGTCCCGCTCCTCTCGGCCGCACCGTGTCGAGGCACCGTGTCGATGTCGGTCATGGTGCGGGTCTGGGCACGGTGCCGGTCTCATCGTGCCACCGGTCCGCTCACCCGCGCGGCACCCGGAACTCCCATTCCGCCCCTTCGGCCTCGGCGCCGCCGGCGAACAGCTCCGCCGTGCCGCCGAGCGCGGCGATCCGCCCGATGATGGAGCGCGAAACACCCATCCGGCCCTCGGCTTCCGCCTCGGCCAACCGCCCCGGCGCGATGCCGATCCCGTCGTCGCGCACGCTGACGATCAGCTGTTCGCCCGTGTCCTCCAGCAGCACATAGGCTTTCGCGTCCGGTCCGGCGTGCAGCTCGACATTGGCCAGCGCGGTCACCACGGCGGCGGCGATCTCCCCTGCCACCCACGGCCCCACCGGCACCGGCTCTCCCGGCGTCGACACGAAGACCCGCGGCGTGGCGTGCGCGGTGAGCAGACCGCGCAGATCCACCTCGTTGTCACCGCGCTCGCCGCGACCGGCGGCGTGCCTGCCGCCCTGCTCGGACAGCAGCACCCGCAGCGCCACTTCCTGTTCACCCGCGCGATTCGCCAATTCCGTGGTAACACCGCCGATTTCGCTGCCCCGTCGTTTGATGTAGCTGAGGACTTGGAGCACACCGTCGTGCACTTCGCGGGCCAGCCGCTCGCGCTCCTCGGCGGCGGCGGTCAGGCGCACGGCGCGGCGCAACTGGTCCTGGGCGCGCCGGGCGGTCTCGGCGGCCAGGCCGAGCGCGAGCCCGACCGAGACCAGCACCGGCGCGGTCGCGTCGGTCCACACGTCGGCGCCCCACTGCTCACGCACGGTGATGATGACCGCCGAGATCAGCAACCCGGACGCGATGCCGACCATCGGCCCCCGCAGGATCGCCGCGGAGATGACGGCATTGGCCGCCCACATGGTGGTCGGCAGGGTCTGGTGGCCGTGGTACCAGTCGTAGTCGGCGACCAGCCTGGTCGCCGCGATCAGCCCGATCACCACGATGTGGTCGCCGACCACCACCGCCGAGCGCCACCGCATCACGTCGGCGCGCCAGTGCGAGAGCATCAGCGCCGAAAGACCCGACCAGACCGCCATCAACGCGATGAACACCCAGCTCAGGCGCTGATTCTGGTAGTAGGGCACCGAGGCGATCTGCTGACCGATCGCGTACAGCAGGGTGACCAGCCGGAACGCCTGCACCGCCCGCCACAGCGGGGCCGTGGCGGCATCGTCGGCGCTGGGCTCGGCGGGCCGGTCGGGGCTCATCGGGGTCGTTCGCCGTCGGGGATATCCGGTCTATCCGGTTCCGCCGAATACAGTCTGGGTTCGCCGGTCAGCAGATCGTGGATGACCTCCTCCGGCGATTCGGCCAGCAGCGAGCGGATCGCGGTGTTCATCACCGCCACGAACGGCACCGCCAGCAACGCGCCCGCGATCCCGCCCAGCACCAGACCCGCCGCGATCGCGATCACCACCGCCAGCGGATGCACGCTGACCGCGCGACCGAGCAGCAAGGGTTGCAGCACATGACTTTCCAGCTGCATGACCGCGATGATGATGCCCAGCACGATCAGCGCGGTCACCAGTCCCTCGGTGACCAGCGCGATGAACACCGCGACGAACCCGGCCAGGAACGCGCCGATGAGCGGGATGAACGCGCTGATGAACACCAGCGAGGCCAGCGGCAGCGCCATCGGCACGCCGAGGATCAGCAGCCCGGCGCCGATGCCGATGGCGTCCACCGCCGCGACGACGACTGTCGCCCGGACGAAGCCGACCAGGGTTCCGAAGCCGAGTTCACCGGCCAGGCGCACTCGGTCGCGGTGCTGAGTCGGCACCACCCGGGTCACGAACTCCCAGATCTGATCGCCGCCGTAGAGGAAGAACACCAGGATGAACAGCGTCAGGAAGGTGCCGGTGAGCAACTGCCCGATCATGGTCGCGGTGGTCAGCGCTCCGCTGGTGACGCTGTCCTGATTGGATTCGATGGTCTTGACCAGAGTGTCGCCCGCGCTGCGGATCTGGTCGTCGCTCAGATGCGGCGGTCCGTTGATCAGCCAGTCCTGGATCTTCTCGATGCTGGCGGTCACCTCGTCGGACAATTGCGGCACCCCGGCCACGAACTGCTCGACGACGAAAGTCATGGTGCCCGCGACCAACCCGAGCGAGCCGATCAGCGCGACCACCACCCCGATCCAGCGCGGCACCCCCAGACGCTGCATCCAGTCCACCAGCGGCGCCAGCAGCGCGGCCGCCAGCAGCGCGATCGCCACCGGGATGAGCACCGTGGACAAACGCTGCACCAACATCGCCACCGCGATCACCGCCGCGAAGATCACCAGCAGGCGCCACGACCACTCCGCGGCCTGCCGCACGATCGGATGCACGGAATCGGCGGCCGAACGGGGAGTTCCCCGGGTGTCCGAAGCGCCGCCCGGTACACCGACGATGCCGTCCGATGCGCCCGCACCCGCCGCGCCGCCCGGGTCCGCCGCGCCTCGGGCACTTTCCTCGGGGTGGCTCACGGTCGTGAGCCTAACGGCCGCCCCAGCGCCGCGAACACACCCAGACGGGGAAGCCGGAGCCGACATGGCCGATGCGTCCGTTTCAGCCCTATCTGTTAAGTTCCAGCCACATGGCGATCGTGGCGGTCCTGGCCCCTGACAACGCGCTCGGATTCGAGGTAATGCTCCCGGGCTTCGTGTTCGGCGCGGCGAATTCGGTCAGCGAGGAGAAGCACTACGACATCCGGGTCGTGACGATCGGCGGCACCAGCGCGACCGCCTCCGTGCACGGCGCGGTACGACTGGAGACGGACTGGGACCTCGACACCGTCGCCGATGCCGACACCGTCGTGGTGCCCGGCCGGGCCGGGTTCTTCTGCGAACCCGACGACTGCGTTCGCGACGCCCTCCGGGAAGCGGCCGCCCGCGGCGCACGCATGGCTTCGATCTGCGTGGGGGCGTTCACCCTCGCCGCCACCGGACTTCTCGACGGGCAGCGGGTGACGACACATTGGGAATCCGCCGCCGAGTTGGCCCGCCGGTATCCACTTGTCGAGGTCGACGCTTCGGTGCTGTTCATCGACAACGGCAGCGTGCTCACCTCGGCCGGAGCGACGGCGGGGTTGGATTTGTGCCTGCACATCGTCCGGCGGGATCTCGGCGCCAAGGTGGCTGCCGACACCGCGCGCCGAATCGTGATGCCGCCGCAGCGGGACGGCGGGCAGGCCCAGTTCATCGCCTACACCGACCCACGGAGCCCGGACACGTCCCTGCAACCGGTCCTGGACTGGATGCAGGTGAACCTGCACCGCCCACTCACCCTCGACGAAATCGCCGCGCACGGAGCCATCAGCGTGCGCAGTCTGAACCGCCGTTTCCGTGCCGAGATCGGCACCACGCCTTTGCAGTGGTTGCTACGCGCCCGGGTACACCGTGCGCAGCAGTTGCTCGAAACCACCGACCTGTCCATCGACCGCGTCGCCGAGGAGACGGGCTTCGGCGCCGCAACGACACTGCGCTACCACTTCGCCCGCCTGACGAGGACATCTCCGCAGGCCTACCGCAACAGCTTTCACCATGTCGGTGGTGCCGTCCGGGCGCGCGATCGCCACCGGGAACCGCAGACGGGCACCAACCGGAGATAGACGCCGGCCGGAGACTGCCGACCTGATGAGCCGCCCACGGGTTGGCCATAT includes these proteins:
- a CDS encoding AI-2E family transporter → MHPIVRQAAEWSWRLLVIFAAVIAVAMLVQRLSTVLIPVAIALLAAALLAPLVDWMQRLGVPRWIGVVVALIGSLGLVAGTMTFVVEQFVAGVPQLSDEVTASIEKIQDWLINGPPHLSDDQIRSAGDTLVKTIESNQDSVTSGALTTATMIGQLLTGTFLTLFILVFFLYGGDQIWEFVTRVVPTQHRDRVRLAGELGFGTLVGFVRATVVVAAVDAIGIGAGLLILGVPMALPLASLVFISAFIPLIGAFLAGFVAVFIALVTEGLVTALIVLGIIIAVMQLESHVLQPLLLGRAVSVHPLAVVIAIAAGLVLGGIAGALLAVPFVAVMNTAIRSLLAESPEEVIHDLLTGEPRLYSAEPDRPDIPDGERPR
- a CDS encoding DUF1707 SHOCT-like domain-containing protein, whose amino-acid sequence is MGDRDLRVSDAEREHVGQLLQRAVGLGMLSLGEFTERMDTALASKTRGELNSVLVDLPGIRLVGAPTAPSRGFAGPAVPYGPQRPAFLPGAGFRGAAFHGPAFGAGAAHRRPPAGSQPSGNDVASNVIRTRISDVSRRGRWNVPPTLHLNNWVASVTLDFTEAVMSTQVVEIFVDDFCSTLNLVVPAEATVNLDGLEPIAASVANKVRTGPPMGPLHLVVRGRVRFGSVTAKRPLMEHWRTLLGH
- a CDS encoding response regulator, which codes for MTEDTRAGAVSVMVVDDHPMWRDGVSRDLEEAGFRVAATADGVGSATRRAAAVRPDVVLMDMQLPDGSGAQATAEVLRVSPDSRVLVLSASAERDDVLEAVKAGASGYLVKSASAAELVEAVRATAAGQPVFTPGLAGLVLGEFRRIAGAPPRPDEPHRPALTERETEVLRMVAKGLSAKQIAARLGLSHRTVENHVQATLRKLQLANRVELTRYAIEQGLD
- a CDS encoding GlxA family transcriptional regulator, which translates into the protein MAIVAVLAPDNALGFEVMLPGFVFGAANSVSEEKHYDIRVVTIGGTSATASVHGAVRLETDWDLDTVADADTVVVPGRAGFFCEPDDCVRDALREAAARGARMASICVGAFTLAATGLLDGQRVTTHWESAAELARRYPLVEVDASVLFIDNGSVLTSAGATAGLDLCLHIVRRDLGAKVAADTARRIVMPPQRDGGQAQFIAYTDPRSPDTSLQPVLDWMQVNLHRPLTLDEIAAHGAISVRSLNRRFRAEIGTTPLQWLLRARVHRAQQLLETTDLSIDRVAEETGFGAATTLRYHFARLTRTSPQAYRNSFHHVGGAVRARDRHREPQTGTNRR
- the macS gene encoding MacS family sensor histidine kinase — encoded protein: MSPDRPAEPSADDAATAPLWRAVQAFRLVTLLYAIGQQIASVPYYQNQRLSWVFIALMAVWSGLSALMLSHWRADVMRWRSAVVVGDHIVVIGLIAATRLVADYDWYHGHQTLPTTMWAANAVISAAILRGPMVGIASGLLISAVIITVREQWGADVWTDATAPVLVSVGLALGLAAETARRAQDQLRRAVRLTAAAEERERLAREVHDGVLQVLSYIKRRGSEIGGVTTELANRAGEQEVALRVLLSEQGGRHAAGRGERGDNEVDLRGLLTAHATPRVFVSTPGEPVPVGPWVAGEIAAAVVTALANVELHAGPDAKAYVLLEDTGEQLIVSVRDDGIGIAPGRLAEAEAEGRMGVSRSIIGRIAALGGTAELFAGGAEAEGAEWEFRVPRG